From the Hevea brasiliensis isolate MT/VB/25A 57/8 chromosome 13, ASM3005281v1, whole genome shotgun sequence genome, the window AGTTCTAGTCAAGGGCCCAACATGGATAAATGCCAAAACAATTTGCGAAGAGTCCATGCGACATGGTGATGGTTGCCAGCAACTTAACTGCTGTGTACTGTATGCCCCAGGATATAATTGAATGGAAAGGAAGGATCCATATACTCATTCGTGGCATGCATCCAACTTAATTACAATATGTGAATCACTATCTGAAATAAAACATGAAATGTCTGTGATGCATGAAAAAAATGGCAGTTGATACTTACAGGCTTACCAAGTTTGACAGAAAACTAATCTGATCACTCAAGTAACCTTTGAAGCCTTGGCTTCCAAGATCTCTGCAaacaaaaataagaaattaaatatggTTTAAATCTCTTCTAAAAATCCAACATTCCTGAAGAAAAGATATGGTATAACACAATTTTTCTACAATGACACATTTAGAATGCAATACAAGAACAGCTTGTCCTGTATGCAAAAGAAAGGAACAAGACAGTGCTTACATTTGAGATATAACCATGGCAGTTCCATCTTTGTTGGAATGGCAGGTAATACCTTCCCAAGCATCCCATTTAGTAGGAGCACAAGGATCACCATTCCAACCCATTCTACCAGGAACATGAAGAGACTCTTTCAATGCTCTCATAGCAGCAACTGCAAAAGGAAGTATTAATTAGTGCACAGCTCCATTGTGGAAACAAGCAGCCTCATCCATCAACAACATTATTAACTTCCATTTCTTGCTTATTTCTCAACCAGAAAACACATGGGCTTCTTTGGACCAAATCATTTGCAAGAaaataattcaattgaattctcacACAATCAtgattcattttatttttttttaaatgaattttttgaagttaaaaagaattgaattctttGGTTTCTAATTTTTAATTCGAGACTGAGAGAAAATATAAAAGACTGTAGCTCCTCTGTTTTCCAATGTGTCAAGCAAATCATAAAAGGCAGGTAATACATTAACTTCTCAAAAAAaggcacttttttttttcttttcatacaaTTGCCGAAACCAAATAATGCTGAAATATCAAAAGATAGTGATTATTGGAACCCAAATAAGATAAATGCATACACATAGATAGTACATATGTGATAAAGATGGTTAAAATCACAATCCTTAATTCTGCATACCTTGCTCAGGAGCGGTGGCTATATCGTTCGAAACCAGAGCATAATTTTCAATTCCACTAATCAGTGGCGCCCCCGTTACCGGCATTAACTTCACAGTCAATGCAGTACTGCTCAGATTGTGCACCATATACTGTAAGCTATAGGCCGCGAAGCTCCCAACCTGCGCATAAATATCAACTCTACTAACGTTTTTgtcattcaccaacacatcaaAAACTCTCTGCCCCTTCTTCGTCACTGTCGAATCAATCTCAGCGAAATGAAACCACAAGAAGTAATCCAATTTCGCATCCACCGTTAATTCGTACTCCAAAACTCCTTTTCCCGCAACCGCAGTCTGGTAAAGCTTCATTGGGAAGTAATTCGGGGCCTGACCCGTGCCGGTTATTTTTTCTCGGGTGGAGAAGGAATGGAATTTGTTTGAGGTGCTTGGAGATCGAAATTCCGAATCGGACTGCCAGGAGCGGCCGAAGTCATCGGTATCGTTGCTTAACCCTGGTCCCCATTGTTCGGAGCCGCAGGATAAACGGCCATAGTTGACGAGGATGAAATTGTTGCCGATTTTGGCAGAATCATACGACAGCGGATTGATTTGACGGATTTCGAGAGAGCCGATCACAGGAGGATCAGTGGCAATGCTGTAAAAACAGATATCCACCTCTCCATCTTTAACAAACCCGAATAAATCAGAGTAAACGCCGTCACGAGCGAGATTCTCGGGCCAGGGGGAGCGCCAGGAGAAAACAAGAGTACCTTCAACGGAGACTTCGAAACTCGGAGAATGAGACTTACCGTCGTAGTTATCATAGACGGTGAAAGTACGGATGTAGTAACGGCCATTTGGAAGTGGAAGAATGTAGCAGTTCTTCTTGCCAGAGGAGAGAGGGAAGAAACGGAGGGTCTTCTCTTGAGGGAAGCGGAAGTGGAGGGGCTCAGAGACGACGGAAGTGAGGCCGCCAGTGAAGAAGCGGTCTGAGAGCCAGGTGGTGTTGAAGTGGTCGATAGATTTAGTGGAGCCGCCGCAGTCTATGTAGTAAGAAGTATCTACAAAGAGAAGGAAAGAAAGACATGCAGTTAAATAAAGACCGTTAAAAAGTTAGTTAAATTAGTTATAGAGAAGGCGAGAAGAGGAAGAGCAGTAGTACCATATGGGAGGGAAAGAGTAGAGGAGAGaaggagaaagaagaagagagagaggaagaagaaagacaTGTTTGGTCATGGAAGAACAGAGCATGCTGTACTACGGTTGTTGTGAAatcattttcacttgagcagaCAAAAATAAATTCGATGATTTTTAGTTGGATTGGGATTCAATGAGAAAAGGAAACAGAAACCGAAACTGATTGATTTTTAGTTGGCCAATAAATTTTCCTTTTGGTATCTAATTGAATGCAAAGGTTTTCTCCGGGGGACTTCCCAGCTACCTTCACAAGCAccattgaaattgaaattcgtcTGCGATGAAAAGAAGGCCTCTATCAATCTGAGAGAGTGTGTGTGATGTGTACTTTGGCATTAATTAATATGGTTAAGTGAGtattagattaattaatttaatcctcATGGTTGATAACTAATTCTTCAATAATGGATTAAATGATAGTTTGTTTTGGCAGTGGTGGTGGTAGGTTCTTACGCCCGTGAACCTGCAAACGTTAATTTTTTTGTACGTTTGCTTTTGATCGAGTACACCATCTGACAgggaatataaattatataattcaaCCTAGAGAGACGTAGGGAGagcatatttttatttaaataaaaaattagattGAGTTgagttaattaatttaattttaaaatttaattaatttaatttaatttataatttttgataaatttaattaattgatttaatttaattatttttataaaaaattaaattgaattaaaattattgatatatatattaaagaaattgaaaaaaaaaatgaattgaattttaaaatttttaattttttatatttttattatttaaatttaatattaaaaatataaaattttataaaatttcatttaatcagtttaaaattaaatcaatatttatcgatttaattttttttattaattaatttaatttttaaaatttttaattttttattttatcgattcgatttaaaatcaaattgatcaTTTACACACCCTTAAAGAGACGCACTATTTAGTCAAATTCAttactcaaaatttaatttttaaaatcaacaattaacaaaattctaattAGTGGCCAAAATAGGCACTAAGCTTTTgagaaattaaaaatgaaaagtaatatttaatattattatagcaACAtattttaaaatacataaaaacaatttaaaaaatgttttattagatttttaaaataattttagataTTATTCATTGAATAATTTGTTTTTAAACCAAACTTGAAATATAGAATTTCTAAACCTTCCAATCCAAATTAGTCAATTTCATCAACTTGTAGACTGGGTTTCGCTGTGGTGCAGCAAAAGAAGTACCGCAACACCAAATCGTCAGGTGTAATCACCGCCACACGAGCACATTCCCACATCATCCCTCGATCATCACAAACGAAAAGACACGTCTTTGCTGCCAGCCTGGCTTCCACATATTCTTTCTCTatctcaaaaaataaaaaatatataaaaaaaatccaaaaattatttccgGTTTAATATTCAGCTTCTTTTTATCTTCCCCTCCTACGTAGGCTGTAATCATTAACACACTCACACCCTCCCTCCCATGCCTCCAAAATTCCGGCCTCGCTTCTTTATCATTCTACTTCTAGCCACCGCCGCCACCATTTCCGTACACAGTTTATCAAATGCGCTGAATTTTGAGCGGCTTCCGTTGTTTCGAGAAGCGCCGGCGTTTCGAAACGGCCGGGAATGTCCCCAAGTCACCTGGTCATCCATCATCAATGGACAGTCCCGCCATGACCCTTCTTCGATTATCCACATTGCAATGACTCTCGACTCCACATACCTCCGTGGCTCCGTTGCCGGCATCTTATCCGTATTGCAGCATGCCACTTGCCCCGAGAACATCGTCTTCCACTTCATCGCCACGCACCGCCGCGCCGAGCTCCGCCGCACCGTTACGGTGACGTTTCCGTACCTCAACTTCCACCTCTATCACTTCGACGCCGATTTAGTCAAAGGAAAGATCTCTTCC encodes:
- the LOC110642249 gene encoding receptor-like protein 4 isoform X1 — its product is MSFFFLSLFFFLLLSSTLSLPYDTSYYIDCGGSTKSIDHFNTTWLSDRFFTGGLTSVVSEPLHFRFPQEKTLRFFPLSSGKKNCYILPLPNGRYYIRTFTVYDNYDGKSHSPSFEVSVEGTLVFSWRSPWPENLARDGVYSDLFGFVKDGEVDICFYSIATDPPVIGSLEIRQINPLSYDSAKIGNNFILVNYGRLSCGSEQWGPGLSNDTDDFGRSWQSDSEFRSPSTSNKFHSFSTREKITGTGQAPNYFPMKLYQTAVAGKGVLEYELTVDAKLDYFLWFHFAEIDSTVTKKGQRVFDVLVNDKNVSRVDIYAQVGSFAAYSLQYMVHNLSSTALTVKLMPVTGAPLISGIENYALVSNDIATAPEQVAAMRALKESLHVPGRMGWNGDPCAPTKWDAWEGITCHSNKDGTAMVISQIDLGSQGFKGYLSDQISFLSNLVSLNLSSNSLVGTLPSGLGHKSLVQLDLSNNQFSGPIPESLASSSLQLVLLNNNLLVGPVQEELYSIGVHGGTIDLSGNKGLCGVPSLPQCSLFWENGHLSTSGKVVIALSCLVVVSVLLLVVCIYIKRSRNDYAFAPPHDLMSMAAKRNRYQRQKSLMLLEMESQHAKALPSSSGPH
- the LOC110642249 gene encoding receptor-like protein 4 isoform X2, with amino-acid sequence MSFFFLSLFFFLLLSSTLSLPYDTSYYIDCGGSTKSIDHFNTTWLSDRFFTGGLTSVVSEPLHFRFPQEKTLRFFPLSSGKKNCYILPLPNGRYYIRTFTVYDNYDGKSHSPSFEVSVEGTLVFSWRSPWPENLARDGVYSDLFGFVKDGEVDICFYSIATDPPVIGSLEIRQINPLSYDSAKIGNNFILVNYGRLSCGSEQWGPGLSNDTDDFGRSWQSDSEFRSPSTSNKFHSFSTREKITGTGQAPNYFPMKLYQTAVAGKGVLEYELTVDAKLDYFLWFHFAEIDSTVTKKGQRVFDVLVNDKNVSRVDIYAQVGSFAAYSLQYMVHNLSSTALTVKLMPVTGAPLISGIENYALVSNDIATAPEQVAAMRALKESLHVPGRMGWNGDPCAPTKWDAWEGITCHSNKDGTAMVISQIDLGSQGFKGYLSDQISFLSNLVSLNLSSNSLVGTLPSGLGHKSLVQLDLSNNQFSGPIPESLASSSLQLVLLNNNLLVGPVQEELYSIGVHGGTIDLSGNKGLCGVPSLPQCSLFWENGHLSTSGKVVIALSCLVVVSVLLLVVCIYIKRSRNDYAFAPPHDLM